One genomic window of Maribacter aquivivus includes the following:
- the sufD gene encoding Fe-S cluster assembly protein SufD: MDLKDKLISSFMAFENNVDVEHPVHDVRMAAIKNFEEKGFPSKKEEAWKYTSLNSLQKIDFSIFPKEENALEYKDVKRYFIHEIDTYKIVFVDGIYSSYLSETTHDGVDICLMSAALTKPMYKQVIDVYFNKIASKDESLTTLNTAFSREGAYIYIPKNKMPKKPIEILHFSTGNEASLLLQPRNLIVVEENAEVQIIERHQSLTSNDTLTNAVTEIFAAKSAIVDFYKIQNDAATASLIDNTYVDQKDKSVVNVHTFSFGGKLTRNNLNFYQNGEYIDSTMNGVTILGEKQHVDHYTLVHHMQPNCESHQDYKGIYGDSSTGVFNGKIIVDKIAQKTNAFQKNNNILISDKASINSKPQLEIFADDVKCSHGCTIGQLDEDALFYLQSRGIPKKEARALLMYAFANNVLSTVRIPELKARINKLIAKKLGVNLGFDL, encoded by the coding sequence ATGGATTTAAAAGATAAATTGATTTCCTCTTTTATGGCGTTTGAGAACAACGTGGATGTTGAACATCCGGTACACGACGTTCGTATGGCAGCTATAAAAAACTTTGAGGAAAAAGGGTTTCCCTCTAAAAAGGAAGAAGCTTGGAAATATACTTCATTAAATAGTTTACAAAAAATAGATTTCAGCATCTTCCCAAAAGAAGAAAATGCGCTGGAGTATAAAGATGTAAAGCGTTATTTCATTCACGAAATCGATACCTATAAAATTGTTTTCGTTGATGGTATTTACAGTTCTTACTTATCTGAAACTACACATGATGGTGTAGATATCTGCTTAATGAGTGCAGCGCTTACAAAGCCAATGTACAAGCAGGTTATTGATGTATATTTTAACAAAATTGCATCTAAAGATGAGTCGTTAACCACTTTAAACACTGCGTTTAGTAGAGAAGGGGCTTACATTTACATTCCGAAGAATAAAATGCCTAAAAAACCAATTGAGATATTACACTTCTCTACCGGTAATGAGGCTTCTCTTTTATTACAACCAAGAAATTTAATTGTAGTAGAAGAAAATGCTGAGGTTCAAATTATTGAGCGTCACCAGAGTTTAACATCAAACGACACACTTACTAACGCAGTAACCGAAATATTCGCTGCAAAAAGTGCTATTGTTGACTTTTATAAAATTCAGAACGATGCAGCTACGGCTTCATTGATCGATAACACGTATGTTGACCAAAAAGACAAAAGTGTTGTTAACGTTCATACCTTCTCTTTTGGTGGTAAATTGACGCGTAACAATCTTAACTTTTATCAAAACGGTGAGTATATAGATTCTACTATGAATGGTGTTACTATTCTTGGAGAAAAACAACACGTTGACCATTACACATTAGTGCATCATATGCAACCTAATTGTGAAAGTCATCAAGATTATAAGGGAATTTATGGCGACAGCTCTACAGGTGTTTTTAATGGTAAAATCATCGTAGATAAAATTGCTCAAAAGACAAATGCTTTTCAAAAGAATAATAATATTCTTATTAGTGATAAAGCAAGCATCAATTCAAAACCTCAGTTAGAGATTTTTGCCGATGATGTAAAATGTTCTCACGGTTGTACTATTGGTCAGTTAGATGAGGATGCCTTATTCTATTTACAGTCTAGAGGTATACCAAAGAAAGAAGCAAGAGCATTATTGATGTATGCATTTGCTAATAATGTATTATCTACAGTTCGTATTCCTGAACTAAAAGCTAGAATAAATAAATTGATTGCTAAGAAACTAGGGGTAAACCTTGGGTTTGATTTGTAA
- a CDS encoding DUF2480 family protein, producing the protein MQDEIVNKVAQSKLITFNLEDYYPKGNRVVLDIKDWLFEGFILKEKEFRAFADAHDWSQYEGAYVAMQCSTDAIVPGWAYLLLSVKLSGIAKKAIQGTLVDLETSIYQSIIDNIDVSEYQDKLIIIKGCSKKPVPANAYLFLAERLKPVAKSIMYGEACSSVPLYKRK; encoded by the coding sequence ATGCAAGATGAAATCGTAAATAAAGTTGCCCAGAGCAAACTGATTACTTTTAACTTAGAAGATTACTACCCTAAAGGTAATAGGGTAGTGCTAGATATTAAAGACTGGCTTTTTGAAGGTTTTATACTAAAGGAAAAGGAATTTAGGGCTTTTGCTGATGCACATGATTGGTCTCAGTATGAGGGTGCTTATGTAGCTATGCAATGTTCTACCGATGCTATCGTACCTGGTTGGGCATATTTATTATTAAGTGTAAAGCTTAGTGGTATAGCAAAAAAGGCAATTCAAGGTACTTTAGTAGATTTAGAAACCAGTATTTATCAGTCTATTATTGACAATATTGATGTTTCTGAGTATCAAGATAAGTTAATTATTATAAAAGGATGCAGTAAAAAACCTGTGCCTGCTAACGCATATCTGTTTCTCGCAGAGCGTTTAAAACCTGTTGCAAAGTCTATTATGTATGGCGAAGCTTGTTCTTCTGTGCCATTATATAAAAGAAAATAA
- a CDS encoding DUF3078 domain-containing protein: protein MKKIVLTLALAFVATVGFSQTEEELKGQLGAAKDSIAAIQGRADAIQGEIDALPGWKKGAFGTIGANLSSFNNWYGQGTPDLSSGSIGVTVNAFANLNEEKFFWRNSGNLNLAWVKFDDKNDDTDDDSFKQGTDVFNITSLYGRKLNEKWAISGLAEYRTTILDNFNDPGYLDLGVGATWTPIADLVVVIHPLNYNFVFSKDDSIFESSLGAKIVADYTKQIGAVNFKSNLSMFQSYKSGNYSNTTWINSFGYTLWNGIGLGFEFGLRDNKQEAVNYAVGTLGETATDFDTVDNKLQTYFLFGLNYSL from the coding sequence ATGAAGAAAATTGTATTAACTCTAGCTCTTGCATTTGTTGCAACTGTAGGTTTTTCTCAGACAGAAGAGGAACTAAAAGGTCAATTAGGTGCAGCGAAAGATTCTATCGCAGCTATTCAAGGAAGAGCTGACGCTATTCAAGGTGAAATAGATGCATTACCAGGTTGGAAAAAAGGTGCATTTGGTACTATTGGTGCTAACTTAAGTAGCTTTAACAACTGGTACGGACAAGGTACTCCAGATTTATCTTCTGGTAGCATTGGTGTAACCGTAAATGCTTTTGCAAATTTAAACGAAGAGAAATTCTTTTGGAGAAACTCTGGTAACTTAAACTTAGCATGGGTAAAGTTCGACGATAAGAACGATGATACTGATGATGACAGTTTCAAACAAGGAACAGATGTATTTAATATTACGTCTCTTTACGGTAGAAAACTGAACGAAAAGTGGGCTATTTCTGGTTTAGCAGAATACAGAACTACAATTCTAGATAACTTTAACGATCCAGGATACCTTGATTTAGGTGTTGGTGCTACTTGGACTCCTATTGCAGATTTAGTTGTTGTAATTCACCCATTAAACTACAACTTTGTATTTAGTAAAGATGATTCTATATTTGAATCTTCTTTAGGTGCTAAAATCGTTGCTGATTATACGAAGCAAATTGGTGCAGTTAATTTTAAATCTAACCTTTCTATGTTTCAAAGCTATAAGAGCGGTAATTATTCTAATACTACTTGGATCAACTCTTTTGGTTACACATTATGGAATGGTATTGGTTTAGGGTTTGAATTCGGTTTACGTGATAACAAGCAAGAAGCAGTAAATTATGCAGTTGGTACATTAGGCGAAACTGCTACTGATTTTGATACGGTTGATAACAAGTTACAGACGTACTTCTTATTCGGTCTTAACTACTCTTTGTAG
- a CDS encoding zinc metalloprotease: MKKVILSVAIMGAFLLSCENDSSTEFNTEIEAQEVQVDMSDFTLYVDSDDLAGKSANSFEKCVSMKNLEYRLAKNKGLEKKMYDIEYNTRKAIALKNQGKGKPGGGSGGGGTTPSIYEGTITIPVVINIIEQFAGQVTQNQINSQIRILNEDFQNNNTNTSSVPSEFSGLVADVDVTFVLGSVNRITNTKASWGTNDAMKIPSQGGIAPTDATRNLNLWVCEIGGGILGYAQFPGGSNATDGVVIGTDFFGETNNGGVYGKGRTATHEVGHWLNLRHIWGDGRCNRDDFVADTPTSDAPNYNCPSYPTVNCRSTDMTMNYMDYVQDDCMYMFTSGQNDRMRALFVAGGSKEGFVN, translated from the coding sequence ATGAAAAAAGTAATTTTGAGCGTAGCTATAATGGGAGCATTCCTTTTATCCTGCGAAAATGATTCCTCCACTGAATTCAATACAGAAATAGAGGCACAAGAAGTTCAAGTCGACATGAGTGATTTTACGCTATATGTTGATTCAGATGATTTAGCGGGTAAATCTGCCAATAGCTTTGAGAAATGTGTTTCTATGAAAAATTTAGAATACAGGCTAGCTAAGAACAAAGGTTTAGAAAAGAAGATGTATGATATTGAGTATAATACTCGTAAAGCCATTGCGTTAAAAAATCAAGGAAAAGGTAAACCAGGTGGAGGTTCTGGTGGTGGTGGAACTACTCCTTCTATTTATGAAGGAACAATTACAATTCCTGTAGTAATCAATATCATTGAGCAATTTGCAGGGCAGGTTACTCAAAATCAAATTAATTCTCAAATTAGAATTCTAAATGAGGATTTTCAGAATAATAATACAAATACATCTAGTGTACCTTCAGAGTTTTCTGGTTTGGTTGCCGATGTTGATGTAACATTTGTTTTAGGTTCTGTAAACAGAATTACAAATACAAAAGCATCATGGGGAACTAATGATGCTATGAAAATACCATCTCAAGGTGGGATTGCACCAACTGACGCTACCAGAAATTTAAATCTATGGGTTTGCGAAATTGGAGGTGGAATTTTAGGTTATGCACAATTTCCGGGAGGATCTAATGCAACAGATGGTGTTGTAATTGGTACAGATTTCTTTGGTGAAACTAATAATGGCGGTGTGTACGGAAAAGGGCGTACTGCAACCCATGAAGTAGGTCACTGGTTAAATTTACGTCATATTTGGGGTGATGGAAGATGTAATAGAGATGATTTTGTTGCGGATACTCCAACTTCTGATGCTCCTAATTATAACTGTCCTTCTTACCCAACAGTTAATTGTAGATCTACCGACATGACTATGAACTATATGGATTATGTACAAGATGATTGTATGTATATGTTTACTTCTGGTCAAAATGATCGTATGAGAGCACTATTTGTTGCTGGAGGATCAAAAGAAGGATTTGTAAACTAA
- a CDS encoding SUF system Fe-S cluster assembly protein has product MSDENIAEDSAELGEKIVKILKTIYDPEIPVDIYELGLIYDVLVNEDNEVKILMTLTSPNCPVAESLPAEVEEKVKSLNAIKDAEVEITFDPPWTQDLMSEEAKLELGLL; this is encoded by the coding sequence ATGAGTGATGAAAATATAGCTGAAGACAGCGCAGAGTTAGGGGAGAAAATTGTTAAGATTTTAAAGACCATATATGATCCAGAAATTCCTGTAGATATCTATGAATTAGGATTAATCTATGATGTTCTGGTGAATGAAGATAATGAGGTTAAGATTTTAATGACACTTACATCACCTAACTGTCCGGTTGCTGAAAGTTTACCTGCAGAAGTTGAGGAGAAAGTGAAATCTTTAAATGCTATTAAAGATGCTGAGGTAGAAATTACATTTGATCCACCTTGGACACAAGATTTAATGAGCGAAGAAGCAAAATTAGAATTAGGACTTCTTTAA
- a CDS encoding SufE family protein, producing MEIKEIQEEIIDEFSMFDDWMQRYEYMIDLGKSLPLINEEFKTDDNIIKGCQSKVWVHAELEDNKLVFTADSDAIITKGIIAILIRAFSNQKPQDILDADTDFIDEIGLKEHLSPTRANGLVSMIKQLKLYAVAYQTQIED from the coding sequence ATGGAAATTAAAGAGATACAGGAAGAGATTATAGATGAATTTTCTATGTTCGATGATTGGATGCAGCGCTATGAGTACATGATCGATCTTGGCAAGTCACTTCCATTAATTAACGAAGAGTTTAAGACTGACGATAACATTATTAAAGGTTGTCAAAGTAAGGTTTGGGTACATGCCGAGTTAGAAGATAATAAATTGGTCTTCACTGCAGATAGTGATGCTATTATTACAAAAGGGATTATTGCCATTTTAATACGTGCATTTAGTAACCAAAAACCACAAGATATTTTAGATGCCGATACGGATTTTATTGATGAAATTGGGTTAAAAGAGCATTTGTCGCCTACAAGGGCAAACGGTTTGGTTAGTATGATCAAACAATTAAAGTTATACGCAGTAGCGTATCAAACACAAATTGAAGACTAG
- a CDS encoding aminotransferase class V-fold PLP-dependent enzyme produces MLDIKKIREDFPILKRQVNGKPLVYLDNAATSQTPQQVIDVIVDYYQNYNANIHRGVHTLSQEATDKYEQARIKIQKHFNAAKSYEIIFTSGTTHSINLVANGFSALIKKGDEVLVSAMEHHSNIVPWQMLCERTGAILKVIPMNQEGELRMDVYDELLSDKTKLVFCNHISNALGTINPIEEIIEKAHKVGAAVLIDGAQAAPHLVTDVQALDVDFYTCSAHKICGPTGEGMLYGKEEWLNKLPPYQGGGEMIAEVTFEKTTYADLPHKFEAGTPNICGGIAFGAALDYMNAIGFDEIAKYEHELLDYATQELLKIDGLKIYGTAKNKTSVISFNIEGIHPYDIGSILDKLGIAVRTGHHCAQPIMDFFKIPGTVRASFAFYNTKEEVDILVAGVLKAKSMLL; encoded by the coding sequence ATGTTAGATATTAAAAAAATAAGAGAAGATTTTCCAATTCTTAAGCGTCAGGTAAACGGTAAGCCATTGGTCTATTTAGACAATGCCGCTACTTCGCAAACTCCGCAGCAGGTTATAGATGTCATTGTAGATTATTATCAAAACTACAATGCAAATATTCACCGTGGGGTTCATACGCTTTCTCAAGAAGCGACTGATAAATACGAGCAAGCAAGAATAAAGATTCAAAAGCATTTTAATGCTGCGAAGTCTTATGAAATTATATTCACTTCGGGAACTACCCACAGTATAAATCTAGTTGCTAACGGATTCTCTGCCTTGATTAAAAAAGGAGATGAGGTTTTAGTTTCTGCAATGGAGCATCATTCTAACATTGTGCCTTGGCAAATGTTATGTGAGCGTACTGGAGCAATCTTAAAAGTGATTCCAATGAACCAAGAAGGGGAATTGCGAATGGATGTGTATGATGAATTACTTTCAGATAAAACTAAACTGGTTTTCTGTAACCATATTTCTAATGCGTTAGGTACTATTAATCCTATTGAAGAAATTATAGAAAAAGCACATAAAGTAGGTGCTGCGGTTTTAATCGACGGTGCGCAGGCTGCTCCGCATTTGGTAACAGATGTTCAAGCTTTAGATGTTGATTTTTATACCTGTTCTGCACATAAAATATGTGGTCCAACAGGTGAAGGTATGTTATATGGTAAAGAAGAGTGGTTAAATAAATTACCACCGTATCAAGGTGGTGGCGAAATGATTGCCGAGGTTACCTTTGAGAAAACTACTTATGCCGATCTACCGCATAAATTTGAAGCTGGCACGCCTAATATCTGTGGTGGTATCGCTTTTGGTGCTGCACTAGATTATATGAATGCTATTGGCTTTGATGAAATTGCCAAGTATGAGCACGAATTGCTAGACTATGCCACGCAAGAATTGCTGAAGATAGACGGACTCAAAATTTACGGTACGGCTAAAAACAAGACTTCTGTTATTTCATTCAATATAGAAGGTATTCACCCATATGATATAGGTAGTATTTTAGATAAGTTGGGTATTGCAGTACGTACAGGACACCATTGTGCACAACCTATTATGGATTTCTTTAAAATACCTGGCACCGTACGGGCTAGTTTTGCTTTTTATAATACCAAAGAAGAAGTAGATATACTTGTTGCTGGTGTTTTAAAAGCGAAAAGTATGCTCCTTTAG